Proteins from a single region of Terriglobus sp. TAA 43:
- a CDS encoding sugar phosphate isomerase/epimerase, giving the protein MITRRTFATTALSALAYAKFAPAFAQQAVKPIDSTIDGVLMGVQSASFTFSGMGLPDIITTMRAVGLSTIDTMSEHVENFLGGPVALPGTGRPGPWVPRPPRPAGSRPSFPPPDPAKREALRRWRLEVGLDKYEQVAKMFRNGGLNFFSYNLSFDNSFSDEEIEKGFLMTKALGTRIITASSPVEIFPRLKPYAEKHDVIVALHNHTIGPKEFAEAMALSDKFWVNLDVGHFFASGHDPVEYLKQHHERITNIHIKDRLSHEGESVPFGDGQTPLVAVFQLLKKERWTFPACIEYVGPAGPAIELASCLQYCKDAIKHPYQA; this is encoded by the coding sequence ATGATCACCCGCCGGACATTTGCAACAACCGCCTTATCTGCGTTGGCATATGCGAAGTTTGCGCCCGCGTTTGCACAACAGGCAGTCAAGCCCATCGACTCAACGATTGATGGCGTGCTGATGGGAGTACAGTCTGCAAGTTTTACCTTCAGCGGAATGGGCTTGCCAGACATCATTACCACGATGCGTGCGGTGGGGCTTTCCACGATCGACACCATGTCGGAGCATGTCGAAAACTTCCTTGGTGGGCCCGTTGCCCTCCCGGGCACCGGCCGTCCGGGCCCGTGGGTTCCTCGTCCACCCAGACCCGCGGGAAGCCGTCCCAGTTTTCCTCCCCCAGACCCTGCCAAGCGCGAAGCGCTCCGTCGCTGGCGCCTTGAAGTCGGCTTGGACAAGTATGAACAGGTCGCGAAGATGTTCCGCAATGGCGGCCTCAACTTCTTCTCGTACAACCTGAGCTTTGATAACAGCTTCAGCGATGAAGAGATCGAAAAAGGATTTCTGATGACGAAGGCTCTGGGGACACGCATCATCACGGCGTCATCTCCTGTTGAGATCTTCCCGCGTCTGAAACCCTATGCGGAAAAACACGATGTGATTGTTGCCTTGCACAATCACACCATCGGCCCCAAGGAGTTCGCTGAGGCCATGGCTCTATCGGACAAGTTCTGGGTGAACCTCGACGTTGGGCACTTCTTCGCGAGTGGCCACGATCCGGTCGAATACCTTAAGCAGCATCATGAACGCATTACCAATATCCACATTAAAGATCGCTTGAGTCACGAGGGTGAGTCCGTTCCCTTCGGCGATGGGCAGACACCGCTGGTTGCGGTCTTCCAACTTCTGAAGAAAGAAAGATGGACCTTTCCAGCCTGCATTGAATACGTCGGCCCTGCGGGACCTGCGATTGAACTTGCAAGCTGTCTGCAGTACTGCAAAGACGCCATCAAGCACCCCTATCAAGCGTAA
- a CDS encoding AGE family epimerase/isomerase: MMNRRHFGRLGLGTLALLSVEGWGEQGQSRGNSGAASSAAKNIDRAWVKKAMLPDLLDHWLTASVMPNGFIQENLDREWKPFGTQREASLNGQGRQLYCMVAGYEHSKDRRYLDAVTKCADFLIKMRDPQYGGYFNRTTPDLKVIDDTKTGYTSFTIFPLAHAARVTGKKEYADAALQSWHEVSTKMRDGQFFYNSMKRDFSGTAPMTIGNPSGAVRPAGQGPAPGAMMRRHGLNVHMFEALLALYETTKSKEVWSEIQTEMAAFEKMYDYSRGYLPEGYDDHWKAPDPKTYNVGHLFEWGSLFSRAVELGADKKFIELGSRSVDLGLKMGFHKPTGGTWMIANADGSGPARDYMIWWTQCETIKATARYATLHGRSDLWSIHHQALDFVKKNFLDHEYGGWFEGVIPGKPREALGDRAYLKGAVDGPELGSYHQTTMFTDLLHLSA, from the coding sequence ATGATGAACAGAAGGCACTTTGGAAGGCTCGGGCTGGGAACCCTGGCTCTCTTGTCCGTGGAGGGGTGGGGAGAGCAGGGACAGAGTCGTGGTAACTCAGGAGCGGCAAGCAGCGCGGCCAAGAACATCGATCGTGCGTGGGTGAAAAAGGCCATGCTGCCGGACTTGCTGGATCACTGGCTCACTGCTTCTGTTATGCCCAACGGATTCATCCAGGAAAACCTCGATCGCGAATGGAAGCCATTTGGAACGCAACGCGAGGCAAGTCTGAATGGGCAGGGACGACAGCTCTACTGCATGGTTGCTGGGTATGAACACTCGAAAGACCGGCGATACCTCGATGCGGTGACGAAATGCGCGGATTTCCTGATCAAGATGCGTGACCCGCAATACGGTGGCTACTTCAACCGGACAACCCCGGATCTTAAAGTTATCGACGATACGAAGACCGGTTACACAAGCTTCACAATTTTTCCGCTTGCGCACGCGGCTCGAGTGACTGGCAAAAAAGAATATGCCGATGCTGCTCTGCAATCGTGGCACGAGGTCAGCACGAAGATGCGCGATGGCCAGTTTTTCTACAACAGTATGAAACGTGATTTCAGTGGCACCGCACCGATGACAATTGGAAATCCGTCTGGCGCGGTGCGTCCCGCAGGACAGGGACCAGCACCTGGCGCGATGATGCGTCGACATGGTCTGAACGTGCATATGTTCGAGGCATTGCTGGCACTCTACGAAACGACCAAGTCGAAGGAAGTATGGTCCGAAATTCAGACCGAGATGGCGGCATTCGAGAAAATGTATGACTACTCGCGAGGCTATCTTCCCGAGGGATACGACGATCACTGGAAAGCGCCTGACCCCAAAACGTATAACGTCGGTCATCTTTTTGAATGGGGTTCGCTCTTTAGTCGAGCAGTCGAACTCGGCGCGGACAAGAAGTTTATCGAGCTCGGATCACGGAGTGTCGATCTTGGCTTGAAGATGGGCTTCCATAAACCTACGGGTGGTACATGGATGATTGCGAATGCAGACGGTAGCGGACCTGCGCGCGACTACATGATCTGGTGGACGCAGTGCGAAACCATCAAAGCAACGGCTCGATATGCCACACTCCACGGCCGCAGCGACCTGTGGTCGATCCATCATCAGGCTCTTGATTTCGTGAAGAAGAACTTTCTCGATCACGAATACGGTGGATGGTTTGAAGGTGTCATCCCGGGAAAGCCACGCGAGGCTCTCGGCGATCGCGCTTATCTCAAAGGGGCCGTGGATGGTCCGGAGCTTGGTTCTTACCACCAGACCACCATGTTCACTGACCTTCTTCACCTTTCCGCTTAG
- a CDS encoding sugar MFS transporter, translated as MLILVACVVIFIYGMMASLLGTIVPSLGATLSLTNTQIGYLALAQGLGLAGTSVVAGAFMDSKGKMAGVVVGLLASLVGLTMLSHPTSLLLSVIAMVILGCGGSLVIVGSNAIASDVPDDRRAATITFLNVFVGLGGFATPFVAGNLLGSDAVKSAYCGIGIVAIALVLTLLTPFPKNRPELRRGRAETVSIFHSGVLYVLASITFLYTACEFGIWNWLPKFLIATGLPNAKALNILSLGFASGLLIGRLLATKLLTKASTYYVNLVCCSLMCLSLFAVLRFPAAAGGAPLVFFTGLVMAPIFPTTIAIVGKLFQQRSATAIGFAITCGFSGLVVSSPLIGWLAGTDPSGLKRGLMLLPAMSAAVVVILVLFRNRLVKTTE; from the coding sequence GTGCTTATTCTTGTCGCGTGTGTTGTGATCTTTATCTATGGAATGATGGCATCCCTGCTGGGGACCATTGTTCCAAGTCTGGGAGCGACGCTCTCCCTGACCAACACGCAGATTGGTTATTTGGCCTTGGCCCAAGGCTTGGGTTTGGCTGGGACGTCGGTCGTGGCTGGCGCATTCATGGACAGCAAAGGGAAGATGGCTGGTGTCGTGGTCGGCCTTCTAGCCAGCCTGGTCGGTCTCACCATGCTGTCTCATCCCACCAGCCTACTTCTTAGTGTCATCGCCATGGTGATCCTCGGATGCGGTGGAAGTCTCGTCATCGTAGGATCAAATGCGATCGCGAGTGATGTCCCCGATGATCGGCGCGCTGCCACAATCACTTTTCTCAATGTGTTTGTGGGTCTGGGCGGCTTCGCGACTCCTTTTGTCGCTGGCAATCTTCTCGGCTCCGATGCCGTGAAGAGCGCCTATTGTGGAATCGGAATCGTCGCAATAGCACTTGTTCTCACTCTGTTGACCCCATTTCCCAAAAACAGGCCAGAGCTCAGACGGGGCAGAGCAGAGACTGTCAGTATTTTCCATTCTGGTGTCCTGTATGTGCTGGCCTCCATTACCTTTCTCTACACGGCGTGTGAGTTCGGCATCTGGAACTGGCTCCCAAAATTTCTGATTGCGACGGGACTTCCCAATGCAAAGGCCCTCAATATCCTCTCGTTAGGGTTCGCTTCGGGCCTTCTCATCGGACGCCTTCTTGCCACAAAGCTTCTAACGAAGGCCTCGACGTACTATGTCAACCTCGTCTGCTGCAGTCTCATGTGTCTTTCACTCTTTGCCGTTCTGAGATTTCCTGCTGCAGCAGGCGGCGCGCCTCTGGTCTTCTTCACGGGACTGGTTATGGCACCGATATTTCCAACGACCATTGCAATTGTGGGAAAGCTGTTTCAACAACGTTCGGCAACGGCGATCGGTTTCGCGATCACGTGTGGCTTCAGTGGTCTGGTCGTCAGTTCACCCCTGATCGGTTGGCTGGCAGGAACTGATCCTTCCGGACTCAAGCGAGGACTGATGTTGTTACCCGCTATGTCAGCCGCAGTGGTTGTCATTCTTGTGCTGTTTCGGAATCGATTGGTGAAAACAACAGAATAG
- a CDS encoding GntR family transcriptional regulator: MSKSSSITVGLQDLGTIVEASPIPLYFQLIKLVEEKIQTQAWVPGQSLPSEQAFCDHFSLSRTVVRQAFADLEHRGLLRKRNGKKTTIAHPEYRGALMQSLRGFHEEAEREGQRPRTKVLEFKVIAADANIATKLGIAEGAKVILLTRLRYLGEQPEVFVKTYLNHDRCASLLSENFSDKSLYRVMEQKLGLVIAKGVRTIRAVALNAREANMLKVKPQSPALLLSSVGYLDDGTVLEYFVAKHRGDCTEFEVHLIR; this comes from the coding sequence ATGAGTAAGTCGTCGTCTATTACCGTCGGACTACAGGATTTGGGAACAATTGTCGAAGCAAGCCCCATACCCCTCTATTTCCAGTTGATCAAATTGGTGGAAGAGAAGATCCAAACCCAGGCGTGGGTTCCCGGACAGAGTCTTCCAAGTGAGCAGGCATTCTGTGACCACTTCAGCCTGAGCCGTACTGTAGTGCGTCAGGCATTCGCAGATCTGGAGCATCGAGGTCTACTCAGGAAACGCAATGGCAAGAAAACGACGATCGCCCATCCTGAATACCGTGGTGCCTTGATGCAGAGCCTGAGAGGCTTTCATGAGGAAGCGGAGCGGGAGGGACAGCGCCCTCGTACAAAAGTACTGGAATTTAAAGTCATCGCCGCCGATGCCAACATCGCTACGAAGCTAGGGATTGCGGAGGGCGCAAAGGTCATTCTGCTCACGCGACTTCGTTATCTGGGCGAACAGCCGGAAGTCTTTGTGAAGACGTATCTGAATCATGATCGCTGCGCATCGCTGCTCTCTGAGAACTTTTCTGACAAATCGCTGTACCGGGTAATGGAGCAGAAGCTCGGGCTCGTGATTGCCAAGGGCGTGCGAACCATCCGGGCAGTAGCGCTGAACGCTCGCGAAGCCAACATGTTGAAAGTGAAACCGCAAAGCCCAGCATTGCTTTTGTCCAGTGTCGGATACCTGGATGACGGCACTGTCTTGGAGTACTTTGTCGCGAAACACCGCGGAGATTGCACCGAGTTTGAAGTTCATCTGATTCGCTAG
- a CDS encoding SGNH/GDSL hydrolase family protein translates to MKKMYGVFVLGIGLTCLCDWIGGHAQASKHWVTAWATAQDMAPTKPAIPNVPATVKRPVFPANRSSSRPALPTDVRDQTVRMTVKIGLGGTKFRVELSNAFGKAPVLLGAVHIARKNAGSAIQPATDHELTFSGHREVTIPPGAVVVSDVVDLDLPDLSTVAVSVYVKSSEGVATTHALALHTTYITSGNATSAVEFPESSTTDASYLWLSGIDVLASSDRFAIVALGDSITDGFKTTVNANKAWPSLLQDRLLTSKGSPKASVLNEGISGNQVLQDGAGVSALARFDRDVLSRPGVRWIILLEGINDINIHGQVEDDDALTAEDLIAGYRQIVARAHMNNIKVMGATLTPEEGVWLAGPVGEATRQKVNAWIRATGNFDAIVDFDQVLRTPGHEAALRSELDPGDHIHPNDKGNALMAEQFSTSEFRR, encoded by the coding sequence ATGAAGAAGATGTACGGCGTGTTCGTTCTGGGTATCGGTCTCACGTGTCTCTGCGATTGGATTGGTGGTCATGCCCAAGCCTCGAAGCACTGGGTAACAGCCTGGGCTACCGCTCAGGACATGGCGCCGACCAAACCCGCTATTCCCAATGTTCCGGCCACCGTAAAGCGGCCTGTGTTCCCTGCGAACCGTTCTAGTTCGCGTCCTGCTCTTCCCACGGACGTAAGAGACCAGACCGTCCGTATGACCGTAAAGATCGGGCTTGGGGGGACCAAGTTTCGGGTGGAGCTGTCGAATGCATTTGGCAAAGCGCCCGTCTTGTTGGGTGCAGTCCACATCGCCCGGAAGAACGCGGGATCTGCCATCCAGCCAGCCACGGATCACGAGTTGACGTTTTCCGGTCATCGGGAAGTAACAATCCCGCCGGGGGCCGTCGTCGTCAGCGATGTGGTCGATCTCGACCTTCCCGACCTCTCTACCGTCGCGGTATCTGTGTATGTCAAGAGCTCAGAAGGAGTGGCAACCACACACGCCCTGGCACTGCACACTACCTACATCACCTCAGGCAACGCGACATCCGCTGTCGAGTTCCCAGAGTCTTCGACGACAGACGCCTCGTACTTATGGCTGTCAGGAATCGATGTCCTTGCTTCATCAGATCGCTTCGCTATCGTCGCACTTGGCGACTCGATCACGGACGGTTTCAAGACCACGGTGAATGCAAATAAAGCTTGGCCATCGCTCTTGCAGGACAGACTTCTCACGTCGAAAGGCTCTCCCAAGGCGAGTGTGTTGAATGAAGGAATTTCCGGTAATCAAGTCTTACAGGATGGGGCAGGTGTAAGCGCACTTGCACGATTCGACAGGGATGTACTGAGTCGCCCCGGCGTTCGCTGGATCATCCTTCTTGAAGGCATCAACGACATCAATATCCATGGCCAAGTGGAGGACGATGACGCTCTTACCGCGGAAGATCTGATCGCTGGCTATCGACAGATTGTGGCACGCGCACACATGAACAACATCAAAGTGATGGGCGCAACACTCACTCCGGAAGAAGGCGTATGGCTCGCAGGTCCGGTGGGTGAAGCGACGCGGCAAAAAGTCAATGCGTGGATACGTGCTACCGGAAACTTCGATGCAATTGTTGATTTCGATCAGGTCCTACGCACACCTGGACATGAAGCCGCGCTTCGCTCAGAGCTTGATCCGGGGGATCACATTCATCCCAATGACAAGGGCAATGCCTTGATGGCTGAACAGTTCTCGACTTCCGAGTTTCGGCGATAA
- a CDS encoding TonB-dependent receptor, with translation MQVQFQTRRAAGSFSAKALLALVATGALGFCAGTLHAQTTFGSLVGTVTDPSGAAVPGAKVTLTNQDTNQVHVIDSSEAGTYSFVNLNPGTYRVDIDTAGFKHLTLSNLQVQVGGTARADASLPIGNVTETVEVTSAAPLIQTDTANLGGVIEGRTIQDIPLNGRNVNNLLTLVPGVIAQGSTSGNISTNLIAYGNYQIGGGFGNQSITFVDGVQANIPANNATSFIPSQDTVREFRVSTSNVSAEFGGFAGGVINISTKAGANSFHGSLYEYHRNRILNANDFFSNRAGRGRPAYIQNQFGGTLGGPIRKDKTFFFVGYERQPVVNGNLSTTTVPTAAALRGDFSSPLYPKIYDSANGGVQFQCNGVLNVICPNRIDPAVAALLKQDYPANATNPNAIASNYITTTRTRYTNEQINARVDQNFGTRNAAFVKYAKFKVESLTTNPYPGVPAFEPPKPGGISDHIAIIGDTFTLNPTTILDGRASYLRVFQYTYPRGLGTDISGISPGLAAMQNALGQKLPTAFSFAGTGIAGSTGPAQLYWHTNVYALSGSLTKILGRHTVKVGATWRSVQWIADPDSGGNVFTFTAQTTANPTVAGTGYSVASGLLGTPTSTSAQAIGGSRAFLHNYGFFITDSFQATRKLTLDLGLRWDQPGSYSEANNWNTVILPNAPSPLGTISNPALNTNQTVPGKLALVGSSDRPSRREEDLHWLLFAPRVGFAYRLSENMVLRSGYGISYLPSTLSQDGPNSSSVNTAATLVTNTFNPNNTYSQVNTTVANPFPNGVLTPSRGDASRLSALYGQNIQSRLTNQPYSYVQQWNFAFEHQLSSTASYSLAYGGARGVHLQAQGANTWSASNINQLPDQYLGLGADLETLVPNPFYGKIATGLLSQPTVFKGLLLKPFPQYNYVTAAGSRNSGSSYNSLQTSVKKRFSHGGLVTLAYTWGKLMSNTDSVTQFLEGGSTYQGTVQNNNNLAGEWSVSSSDYRHSAVIGYGIDLPFGQKQMFLPNVHGVVGILVSGWRVNGLSTFRTGTPLGILAAPNDLSTYFGAGGYYQNGIGQGTTRPNVVAGCNKIPVSDAHARVNSGSWFNKACFTAPGRFQFGNAPRVDNDIRRHGVNNYDFSLLKATQIRDSVALSFTAEFFNIFNRVQFQAPSTAAYDGGSYGQVTAQANNPRQIQFGLRLTY, from the coding sequence ATGCAGGTTCAGTTTCAAACACGGAGAGCTGCAGGTTCATTCAGCGCGAAAGCGCTTCTGGCGCTTGTCGCAACTGGCGCACTCGGGTTCTGCGCAGGAACGCTACACGCACAAACGACATTTGGTTCTCTGGTAGGCACAGTGACCGATCCCTCCGGCGCGGCCGTGCCTGGAGCGAAGGTGACGCTCACCAACCAGGACACGAATCAGGTTCATGTGATCGATTCGAGCGAGGCCGGCACATACAGCTTCGTGAACTTAAATCCCGGAACCTATCGCGTCGACATCGACACTGCGGGATTCAAACATCTCACACTCTCCAACCTTCAGGTGCAGGTGGGGGGCACGGCGCGTGCCGACGCATCGCTGCCGATTGGCAACGTGACCGAGACGGTCGAAGTTACGAGTGCGGCGCCGTTGATCCAAACAGACACTGCCAATCTCGGCGGCGTGATTGAGGGTCGCACCATTCAGGACATTCCTCTGAATGGCCGTAACGTAAACAACCTGCTGACGCTGGTTCCGGGCGTGATCGCACAGGGAAGTACAAGCGGAAACATCTCCACCAACCTGATTGCGTATGGCAACTATCAGATTGGCGGTGGCTTCGGTAATCAGAGCATCACCTTTGTGGACGGTGTGCAAGCAAACATCCCAGCAAATAACGCGACCTCATTCATCCCTTCGCAAGATACCGTGCGTGAGTTCCGCGTCTCCACCAGTAACGTGAGCGCCGAGTTCGGCGGTTTTGCGGGTGGTGTGATCAATATCAGCACAAAAGCCGGGGCTAACTCATTTCATGGTTCGTTGTATGAATACCATCGCAATCGGATTCTGAATGCGAACGACTTCTTCAGCAACCGCGCTGGCCGGGGCCGTCCTGCCTATATCCAGAATCAATTTGGCGGTACACTGGGCGGTCCTATACGCAAAGACAAGACCTTCTTCTTTGTGGGATACGAGCGTCAGCCGGTAGTGAACGGCAATCTCTCTACGACTACAGTTCCAACCGCCGCTGCATTACGTGGCGATTTCAGCTCTCCGCTCTATCCGAAGATCTATGACTCTGCAAACGGTGGAGTCCAGTTCCAGTGCAACGGTGTCCTCAACGTGATCTGCCCAAACCGTATCGATCCTGCTGTAGCCGCTCTACTCAAACAGGACTATCCGGCGAATGCGACCAATCCCAATGCCATTGCAAGCAACTACATCACAACGACGCGGACGCGCTATACCAACGAGCAGATCAATGCGCGCGTCGATCAAAACTTCGGTACCCGCAATGCCGCCTTCGTGAAGTATGCAAAGTTTAAAGTGGAAAGTCTCACGACGAATCCGTATCCGGGCGTGCCTGCATTTGAGCCACCAAAGCCGGGCGGAATTTCAGATCACATCGCTATCATCGGCGACACTTTCACGCTGAACCCCACCACCATCTTGGATGGTCGTGCCTCCTATCTCCGGGTGTTTCAGTACACGTACCCTCGCGGACTCGGGACGGATATCTCTGGTATCTCGCCTGGTCTGGCTGCCATGCAAAACGCTCTTGGCCAGAAGCTTCCAACAGCCTTCAGCTTCGCTGGAACTGGCATTGCAGGAAGCACGGGACCAGCACAGCTCTATTGGCACACAAACGTGTATGCGCTATCAGGAAGCCTCACAAAGATATTGGGACGTCACACCGTGAAAGTAGGTGCGACATGGCGCAGTGTTCAATGGATCGCAGACCCGGACAGTGGCGGCAACGTATTCACGTTTACTGCACAGACCACGGCTAACCCTACGGTCGCTGGAACTGGATACTCCGTGGCCTCGGGATTGCTTGGAACACCAACCAGCACATCGGCTCAAGCCATTGGTGGCTCGCGTGCCTTTCTGCATAACTATGGATTCTTTATTACAGACAGCTTTCAAGCCACAAGGAAGTTAACTCTCGACCTTGGTCTGCGCTGGGATCAGCCTGGATCGTATTCGGAGGCGAACAACTGGAACACGGTTATTCTTCCCAACGCACCAAGTCCTTTGGGAACGATCTCCAATCCAGCCTTAAATACGAATCAAACCGTACCGGGTAAACTCGCGTTGGTTGGTAGCAGTGATCGTCCCTCCCGTCGTGAAGAAGATCTGCACTGGCTCCTCTTTGCCCCGCGTGTCGGATTTGCCTATCGCCTGTCCGAGAACATGGTCCTACGTTCCGGATACGGCATTTCCTACCTTCCTTCTACGTTATCCCAGGATGGTCCCAACAGTTCCAGCGTGAACACAGCGGCCACCCTGGTCACGAATACTTTCAATCCCAACAATACCTACAGCCAAGTCAATACGACCGTAGCGAATCCGTTCCCGAATGGCGTTCTAACGCCGAGCCGCGGAGACGCGTCTCGTCTCAGTGCACTGTATGGCCAGAACATTCAATCGCGTCTGACGAATCAGCCATACAGCTATGTTCAGCAGTGGAACTTTGCATTCGAACACCAGTTGAGCTCTACAGCGAGTTATAGCCTCGCGTATGGTGGCGCACGAGGCGTTCATCTACAGGCACAAGGTGCGAACACATGGTCCGCGTCCAACATCAACCAATTGCCCGACCAATACTTGGGTCTCGGGGCTGATCTCGAGACGCTTGTTCCCAATCCCTTCTACGGGAAGATCGCAACTGGTTTGTTGTCTCAACCCACGGTCTTCAAAGGGCTATTGCTCAAGCCCTTCCCGCAATACAACTATGTGACAGCGGCAGGCAGCAGAAACAGCGGCTCGAGCTACAACTCGCTCCAGACATCCGTGAAGAAGCGTTTCTCGCACGGTGGGTTGGTGACGCTTGCCTACACCTGGGGCAAGCTCATGTCCAATACGGACTCAGTGACCCAGTTCCTTGAGGGAGGAAGCACCTATCAGGGAACGGTGCAGAACAACAACAACCTGGCAGGGGAGTGGTCGGTAAGTTCCTCTGACTACCGACATTCAGCAGTGATCGGATACGGCATCGATCTTCCGTTCGGACAGAAGCAGATGTTTCTTCCTAATGTTCACGGAGTCGTAGGCATTCTGGTCTCCGGTTGGAGAGTGAACGGCCTGTCCACGTTTAGGACGGGAACGCCTCTTGGTATCCTCGCGGCACCGAATGATCTCTCCACCTATTTTGGTGCTGGCGGCTACTACCAGAATGGAATCGGTCAAGGAACCACCCGGCCCAACGTGGTAGCAGGCTGCAACAAGATTCCGGTGAGCGACGCTCATGCCCGAGTCAATAGTGGTTCGTGGTTTAACAAGGCATGCTTCACCGCTCCCGGACGCTTTCAGTTTGGGAATGCACCTCGAGTCGACAACGACATCCGCCGTCATGGCGTGAACAACTACGACTTCTCACTCTTGAAGGCAACTCAAATTCGAGACTCCGTAGCCCTGAGCTTCACGGCGGAATTCTTCAACATCTTCAATCGTGTCCAATTCCAGGCTCCCTCCACGGCTGCGTATGACGGAGGAAGTTATGGTCAGGTCACGGCACAGGCCAACAACCCACGTCAGATCCAGTTCGGTCTGCGATTGACGTACTAG
- a CDS encoding GntR family transcriptional regulator, with the protein MTNHKYQEIIKKLQDDLSSGKYKPGQRLPSETELVRRYGVSRMTVFRAMQELQHQGLIVRRIGSGSYVSTERSSNEHVFGLLIPELGETEIFEAICKGIMDAPQASRHSLLWGNTASSQNTKEQAAEQLCRHYIERKVSGVFFAPLEFSPDRYQANQRVVLALRKAAIPVVLLDRCLEPYPNRSLFDLVGIDNRRAAYVATAHLIRSGAKRIAFFARPESASTVDARIAGYREALIQDDARNRKPMVCMGDATDASFVKECLKKHQPDAFLCGNDLTAGHLMHTLLAMDKRIPNEIKLVGFDDVKYSKLLPVPLTTQHQPCRHIGQVALSVMLDRMQTPDLPPRDVLLDCRLVVRQSCGGSE; encoded by the coding sequence ATGACCAATCACAAGTACCAGGAAATTATTAAGAAACTTCAAGATGATCTGAGTTCCGGTAAATACAAGCCGGGTCAGAGGCTGCCCAGTGAAACCGAACTGGTGCGCCGGTATGGTGTCTCTCGCATGACCGTGTTCCGCGCGATGCAGGAACTGCAACATCAGGGGCTAATCGTCCGACGAATTGGCTCTGGATCTTATGTCTCCACAGAACGGTCATCGAACGAGCATGTCTTTGGACTGCTTATTCCGGAACTGGGAGAAACGGAGATTTTCGAGGCCATCTGCAAAGGAATCATGGATGCTCCGCAAGCGTCTCGTCATTCGCTGTTATGGGGTAATACTGCATCCAGCCAAAACACGAAAGAGCAAGCCGCGGAACAGTTGTGTCGGCACTACATCGAGAGAAAGGTCTCCGGTGTTTTTTTCGCACCGCTTGAGTTCTCTCCCGATCGCTATCAGGCGAATCAGAGGGTCGTCTTGGCTCTTCGTAAGGCTGCTATTCCCGTCGTGTTGCTGGATCGTTGCTTGGAGCCATATCCGAACAGGAGCCTCTTCGACCTGGTCGGTATAGACAATCGGCGTGCCGCGTACGTCGCCACGGCGCATCTCATTCGCTCGGGTGCAAAGCGGATCGCGTTCTTCGCACGCCCTGAGTCGGCCTCCACGGTCGATGCGCGAATTGCTGGCTATCGCGAAGCCTTGATCCAGGACGACGCACGCAATCGAAAACCGATGGTTTGTATGGGGGATGCGACGGATGCGTCCTTTGTCAAGGAGTGCCTGAAAAAGCATCAACCGGATGCGTTTCTCTGCGGCAACGATCTGACGGCAGGGCATCTGATGCACACCCTGCTCGCAATGGACAAACGCATTCCGAATGAAATCAAGCTCGTGGGATTCGACGATGTGAAGTATTCGAAGCTTTTGCCCGTACCACTCACGACACAGCATCAACCATGCAGGCACATTGGCCAGGTCGCGCTGTCTGTCATGCTGGATCGGATGCAGACGCCCGATCTGCCACCACGTGATGTTTTACTCGACTGTCGATTGGTGGTGAGGCAATCGTGTGGTGGAAGTGAATAG